A window of Streptomyces sp. NBC_01689 genomic DNA:
TTTCCGGACGTACGGCCCTCGTCACCGGAGCCACCGCGGGCATCGGCCGTGCCGTGGCCGCGCAACTGGCACGAGAGGGCGCCGATGTCGTCGTCCACGGCAGGGACACCGCACGCGGCGACGAGGTGGTCACGGAGATCACCGCGGCCGGCGGCACCGCACGCTTCGTCCAGGCCGACCTCGGCGACCCGCGGGACGCACAGCGCCTGACCGAGGAGGCGGGTGATGTCGACGTCCTCGTCAACAACGCCGGCGTCTACAGGTTCCACTCGACCCCCGAGATGACCACCGACCTCTTCGACCTCCAGATGAACCTCAACACCAGGGCCCCCTACCTCCTGGTGCGGGAACTGGCACCCCGGATGGCCGCCCGCGGCCACGGCTCCATCGTGAACATCAGCAGCGTCGCCGCGACCCTCGCCACCACCGGCACCGGCATCTACGCCGCCTCCAAGGCCGCACTGGAGCAGCTGACGCGCATCTGGGCGACCGAGTACGCGCGGGAGGGCGTCCGGGTCAACACCGTCGCCCCCGGCCCGATCCGTACCCCGGGGATGGCTGAGCACGAGGCCATGCTCAAGGCCGTCGCCGACGGCATGACCGCGATGGGCCGCGTCGGCGAGCCCGAGGAGGTCGCCGAGGCGGTCACCTTCCTCGCCTCCGACCGGGCCGGCTACATCACCGGCGCCCTCCTCGAAGTCGGCGGCGGCCGCCCCGCCCTCATCTGACCTCCGCCTCGCCCGTACGTCCCCGCACCCCCGTGCAGCCCCGTTCGTCCTCCACGCTCCGCCCGCTCCGATACGGCGGCGGCCCGGGCAAAAGCACCCATGGTACGATTTTCTTCGTACCTTGATGGAATCGCGCCCCGCCGAAGGGAGGAGCCGCCATGCCGGACCCGGAAGGCCACCCGACCCTCGAGGAGATGGAGATCGGAGCGGTGTTCGCCGCTCTCGCGGATCCCCAGCGGCGCAAGGTCGTCGAGGAACTCTGCTGCGAGAAGGACGGCGTCGAGCGGACGTGCGCGTCCTTCGGGCTGGACATCTCCAAGTCGACGCTGACCCATCACTTCCGCGTGCTGCGCGAGGCGGGCCTCCTCCGGCAGGTCAACTACGGCAACAGCCGCAAGGTGACCCTGCGCAGAGCGGAGCTGGAAAGCCGCTTCCCCGGCCTGCTGGACCTCGTCGACGCCCGGCAGAGCCCCGCCTCCGAGCGGTAGCCGCAACCACCCCTCACGACACGCGCACCCGGCGCGTCCCGTCAGGACGCCCCGCACCCCGCCACCGCTCGCCACACCCGGCGCACGTCCCGGCCCTCCTCCCCCCGCGTCACACCGCCGCCCGTCGCGGGCACCCCCCACCGCCCTCACCCCT
This region includes:
- a CDS encoding SDR family NAD(P)-dependent oxidoreductase codes for the protein MEFSGRTALVTGATAGIGRAVAAQLAREGADVVVHGRDTARGDEVVTEITAAGGTARFVQADLGDPRDAQRLTEEAGDVDVLVNNAGVYRFHSTPEMTTDLFDLQMNLNTRAPYLLVRELAPRMAARGHGSIVNISSVAATLATTGTGIYAASKAALEQLTRIWATEYAREGVRVNTVAPGPIRTPGMAEHEAMLKAVADGMTAMGRVGEPEEVAEAVTFLASDRAGYITGALLEVGGGRPALI
- a CDS encoding ArsR/SmtB family transcription factor, which produces MPDPEGHPTLEEMEIGAVFAALADPQRRKVVEELCCEKDGVERTCASFGLDISKSTLTHHFRVLREAGLLRQVNYGNSRKVTLRRAELESRFPGLLDLVDARQSPASER